Proteins encoded within one genomic window of Polypterus senegalus isolate Bchr_013 chromosome 6, ASM1683550v1, whole genome shotgun sequence:
- the LOC120531229 gene encoding epidermal differentiation-specific protein-like, translating to MNKIIVYEHGDFRGLSKEFTRDVPNLVSENFNDCISSVKVIGMPWVAYEHSDYQGRQILYEEGQYPSVAMNDTFSSLKIITDSLDDPFISLYEDINYGGRKKDITTETNLCFADFNDKASSHIVQRGAWVLYEDINRGGRQIIARAGERVPNYGSFGFNDRLSSLRPLQYGSPTVKAKIQWEKMIKESERNVKIDELVGTNNSDSEQSFSSTATKEYETFTSESITFSNSTTITVGTSFSLNIVPGVGIESSMSVSNTFNVEKGKTESKTTREKTELNLPVKIPPHTKLTVNVMRKEMSVRVPVEFTVTRGNNTKIEYGEYRCSSGSSVHAEYSSVRI from the coding sequence ATGAACAAAATCATCGTCTATGAACACGGCGATTTCAGAGGACTCAGCAAAGAGTTCACCAGAGATGTTCCTAATCTGGTCAGCGAAAACTTCAACGACTGCATTTCATCCGTGAAGGTAATTGGCATGCCTTGGGTAGCTTATGAGCATAGTGACTACCAAGGTCGTCAGATACTATATGAGGAAGGCCAGTATCCCAGTGTTGCTATGAACGATACTTTTTCTTCATTGAAAATCATCACGGATAGCCTCGATGATCCTTTCATCTCCCTTTACGAAGATATTAATTatggaggaagaaagaaagacatcACTACTGAAACGAACCTCTGCTTTGCTGACTTCAATGACAAAGCTTCTTCCCATATTGTGCAGAGAGGCGCCTGGGTCCTGTATGAGGACATAAACCGTGGAGGTCGTCAGATTATCGCTCGTGCTGGGGAAAGAGTGCCAAACTACGGTAGTTTCGGCTTCAATGATCGGCTCTCCTCTCTTCGTCCGCTGCAGTACGGCTCTCCTACAGTGAAAGCCAAGATTCAGTGGGAGAAAATGATCAAGGAATCAGAGAGGAATGTGAAGATTGATgagctggttggaacaaacaaCTCAGACAGTGAGCAGTCATTTTCATCAACCGCCACTAAAGAATATGAAACCTTCACCAGTGAGAGCATCACCTTCAGCAACTCCACCACGATTACAGTAGGAACTAGTTTCTCCCTTAATATCGTGCCCGGTGTAGGAATAGAGAGCAGCATGTCAGTTTCTAACACCTTcaatgtggaaaaaggaaaaaccgAGTCTAAAACTACAAGGGAGAAGACCGAACTCAACCTACCTGTGAAAATCCCACCACACACAAAACTGACTGTTAATGTCATGAGAAAAGAAATGTCTGTGAGGGTGCCGGTAGAGTTTACTGTCACTCGAGGTAATAACACTAAAATAGAGTACGGGGAGTACCGGTGCAGCTCAGGGAGCTCAGTGCATGCTGAATATTCATCTGTACGTATATAG